From the genome of Salvia splendens isolate huo1 chromosome 7, SspV2, whole genome shotgun sequence:
TGAGCTCGTTCCTCCCACTTTTCATTGACGAACAATCAATGGCTAATGTAAGTGCTTCGAATCTATATTCCAATGTTCATCTTTTATTACGGTTGTAGTTGATATGTGTAGAGTAAACATAACACTCTAATTGGTTTTCGAAATTAGAAAGGTGATATTTTTAGTCTAAAATATTACGATAGCAAAATTGATCTGAAGTTTTTTAGAAATTGGTtactttatttatatatattgcCATTGTTTGTAGTTTAGAAATTAATTGGTTTCCGGTCCTCTTGATTTCTTTACTCAAAACTTGCTCAACTGTTATGATACTATTGAAATCTTTTTAAGAGTTTTTCATGAAAATGATGGGGGAATTGTGACTCGTAGTCGGAAATTCTTGAATTTCTAAGTtgccaattaaattaaatggagttaaaagaattaaaatttctgtaattttaaaaatcactaGAATTAAAATTTTCAGATGTGATGACACTATTACTGTATATGTGTCTTTTGTGTTACTAAATTGTGATTGATTAAATTTTAGGTGGTGGAGTTGAAGGTAGGATTGCACTGCGATGAATGTATCAAGAAGATCTTGAAGGCCATCAAGAAAATTGAAGGTCCTCCTTCCATTTACACAcactaataatttttttatggtACTGAAATAATATTGGTGATAACAGGAAATGTGACATAAAATTTATACGTATTCTACAAATTTAGTTAAATAAATATACGCATATGTTTTttgttaatataaaaataagatatttatattttttttcataaaattaaagcTCCCGCATTTATGGCTAATTTTATGATGCGCTTTTATCTTTGTGACaagcataaaatgataaaatttactCCCTCCTCCGTTAATTACTTGATATATTTCATCGGACAgatttttaagaaatttatgGTTAAATGTTTTgctgagagaaaataaaatagaatagagaataaaatatgagaaaaagtagagagtaaagtaggaaaTTACATAAAGTTTTTGggcaaaaagaaaaatgactgAAGCAACTTGAGATTACGTGAAACAGAATACAACTTGAGTAACATGGTCATTTGTTTTGTAACATATTTTTGAAATCATACTTAGAAAATCAGTTCATTGTTCGAATATTATGTTAAAGTAGCATCTAATAAAGTTTAattagttatttaatttttcgttttaaagaatttaaaatttgataacGAGTGTTTGTTTGTGATTGCAGATATAGAATCATACGACGTAGATACGCAATATAATAAGGTGACGGTTACGGGGAATGTGACAACAGAGAAGGTCATTAGGGTTCTTCAAAAAATAGGAAAGCATGCCACTACTTGGGATGAATCATTCACTGCTAATTACTGAGTAATAATCTACATATATAGATTTCTCTTGATCCCactaaattcgtattttagttttttaacaaaatattaatatatctttcatttttcttaatttgacATGTCTTTACTTACTAATCTTATTTAATGTTTGTAGAAATAAGAACATATAAATAATTACGTATAAAACTGATTAAATAAATACATAGATTATTGTAGAAAGATGAATGGGAGAAAAACTGGAATGTGAAATGGATGTTGTTATAGAAGAAGGTACAGTGATGTGTTATTGGACGACGGTGTTGATCTTGTTAACGTTTCCATTAACGATGTGAAGAAGTGAGTTACCTTAAGATATACGATTTGTCGATCAGTTCTAACATAGGATTAAAGATGGATATGCGACAACTGTGGATTGAGTTTATTCTTCCCTCTCATGAAGACAAGGACAAAGCCAGGAATTCGATATGGGTGGGACAAGGCATTTGCCCCTCGTGGAACTACATTAGATCGGTCCCTGCATGAAGAGATCGGTCAAACTATGCGAGCGAGAGAACCTTGTGAGTCGATCGAACTATCCATGACTTTATACTCGACTTCATAACTTGCAACTTGGTCGAGCAGTTGCCAATTACCTGAGCAAGGTACAACTAATCTAATTAAGAAAGAAGTAAATGGTCAACTTAAAAGCAAGAAATAAATTTCAGAGCAGATGCATGGTTGTGAGTGCTAGTGAATTAGTAGTAGGCAACAACTTGAAGCAAATGGCTaactataaaaaatatgagaCATATTATTGAAAAACACACAGCAAAACGGTTTTGTTGCCTCTTCTGACATTTCTACAATAATAAAAGGACTCCCTCCAACTAATAATCTAGAAAAAACGCAGTTGGTACCATTTTTGTCTAACAGAAGTTGTCGATAACGAAAATGATTTGAAAGAGGTAAATATAATTAGAAAAATGATCATGAAAAAAGTCTTAGCCGTGCTTGTTTAATTGCAAGAAAATATCTGTTAACTATGTGAACAAATGAAATTTATGCTACAGATGACAAAAGTGCAAATAAACTAAGGCtgagttagagcatctccagtggcggacatcccactaggacatcccaaaaacacctcatgccacgtcactaggacttcccatcccactgccacgtcactaggacatcccctcctatgtccgcccttcccactaggacatcccgcaataaaaaaaatcacaataatttaattacgtaaaaacggaaatataattttgacacggaatacgggaaagcaaaatacgggcaaaaatacatattcataaaacataaaaaaaacatagttagaaaaaagcaaaatacatagtcattcgaaaaaagaaaaatacataatctgttggatattttagtgtaattggattaacttgattgatcaatataattataacgagacatcaaataagttgaaagtgcggagtgcacacttatttgaattcgttatgattagacgggggttcgggggcagcgcccccgagagcggggtccaaggggcggcagcccctggcggggtccaaggggcagtgcccctggctggggtcgaaCTGTGCAGAAATTTTCATCAGGAAATGAAATTTTCGATAATTGAAGGACCAAATTCCAATTTTATAACCCGCCAACAATCAGTTATTTTCGGTTGTGAAATGAAGGGATGCAACGTTTCATCCTAAACCTCTACATAATCCAACATCCCTGGCTCACTCCGcgttgaaatgaagttcaacgagccgtatatatagagtttttttttaaaaaaataataataatttccggacgtccgacccttgccacagtggcggacgtccgcccgcccgtcgccgggacatccgaggacacccgacgtcctcacgggacgtccgtatccgacctaaacgccacaatggcggacgtcccggtcgcccgtcgcgatgtccgaccggacgtccgccattggagatgctcttaggtaCATGATATTGGAGATGTGGAATTCGAATTGGAATTGGAgttttcaattccaaatccaatatTTGGCACcacaaaaatatttgaattctaAATAGTCATAAAATTAGATAGTTTCATCATATATCCACAACACGCacttcacatatttcacacacttcatacacttcacacatttcacacacttcacaccaTCACACAGTTCACACCTTCACACACTACAcccacttcacacactacacacatttaaCAAACACTTCACATagtacacacatttcacacacactgCACGCACTTCACACATTACCCAcatttcacatactacacacactacaaaaattccacacactgcacacatttcacacacgtCACGTACTACACAtgtttcacacactacacacatttcacacactacacacatttcacacactacatacacttcacacacaaacacatttcatacacactacacgcacttcacacacaaacacattcgatacatttcacacactacacacatgacacatttcatacattacacgcatttcacacacacttaacacatttcacacactacacacattacacactttccacacatttcaagcatctaattttttatttttttattttagtttttatactaccttcgtcccataaaaatatgtgcactttccatttttgtgcgtcccacaaaaatatgtgcattccatttttggaaagttatactCCCcacgtcccacgttacttgagccGTTTATTTTCtacacgggatttaagaaagttgtgtttagtgagttaaataaagtagatgagagaataaagtaagaaaaataagagagagcaaagtaaaaaaagaataaagtatgtgagattagatgttttatttttagccaaaaggagaaatgactcaagtaacttgggacaacccaaaatggaatacgactcaagtaacttgggacggagggagtatcaatttaataatgtaggttccactatccactaacactactttaactatcattatCCTTCCCTCTCTTCCTTTATCATACCATTTTCCTcccttctcttactttatcaattttgttttaatttctgTGCCATACtcattgctcatatttttatgggacggagggagtatttttttctaTCCGAACTGAATCGAATCGAAAactgaaattttcaaaatgttTAAATTGAaccaaaccgaaaaactgaaaaatcaaaccaaatttgaaatttcatcttgtgaatagtgtgtattttgtgtatagcgtgggtagtgtgcgtattttgtgtagtgtgtgctttttgtgtatagtgtatatagtgtgtttattttatgtataacgTGCATGTAGAGTGTGCAATGTGTGGAGTGTATTTTTTTAGTGTGTGGAGTACGTGTAcgttgtgtataatgtgtgtagtgtatgtatagtgtgtcgaaggtgtgtattttgtgtgtagtgtataatgtgtgtagtgtgtgtatagtgtgtcgaaggtgtgtattttgtgtatagtgtgtggaatgtgtgtattttgtgtatagtgtgtgtatagtgtgtatgtattttatgcaaagtgtgtgtgagtgtgtattttgtatatagtgtgtgtacaGTGTGTGCACaaattcttcaaattcaatttcatattaattacttcattttaccaaacataagatttggaattgaattagaattcaattCCTTCCAAATCAATTCAGTTTTTCGGATACTTGTGTTAAGATTTtaatgtcattgtgttgatatttgtaatataatatgttgatataaaaaattcatgaaaattattataatataacAAATTGACTCTCTTACCCTTTTCTTGATATTTTGTGTACTATTTATTAAAATCTGTGAGCTTTAATCTTATcaactcattttaaaatctaatagTGTAAGATTGGTCTTAGTTGTGGATTGGActactttatctattttaacATGCCCCTATAGAatattatatgaaaattcaGTTTAGCCTTattctttaatttataattCTATTTCATTGAACGTTAAACATTGGAAACGGGATATCCAGatatttttgtatatataaaatattatattccaACGGGATATCCAGatatttttgtatatataaaatattatatgaAAGTTGAGAGAGATGaggaatataaaaattaataaaattaatactcccttcattcTTTATTAatagatgcatttcttttcgatTTAAAGTTTAAGAATATtatgttaaatggatggtgaaaaaagtaagagagaataaagtaagagataataaagtaagagagatgaatagataataaagtaaaagggagCATTACtctttaccaaaaatagaattgactcaattaacttggaactttccaaaatagaaaaataactctATTAACATTGAACATGGAGTAGTAGTTTTGCCTAAAATGACATAGATATGTCtttccgtctcataaa
Proteins encoded in this window:
- the LOC121811228 gene encoding copper transport protein ATX1-like, whose protein sequence is MPPNSSIHSYSTIYTYHKILILSSFLPLFIDEQSMANVVELKVGLHCDECIKKILKAIKKIEDIESYDVDTQYNKVTVTGNVTTEKVIRVLQKIGKHATTWDESFTANY